One stretch of Gopherus flavomarginatus isolate rGopFla2 chromosome 2, rGopFla2.mat.asm, whole genome shotgun sequence DNA includes these proteins:
- the FAM8A1 gene encoding protein FAM8A1: protein MAEVAAAPGEPAALAAEGPEAKALSAGEYARRVHQWLWDSYCGYWSWQSGLPALLAAAAPYGSPGPPAAGCPPPPAYYAPCYLLAAAAPPPRAPPAWPGAARLAAVPRPGPAASSAPRESGRPAGREYIIPSLAHRFIAEMVDFFILFFIKATIVLSIMHLSGIKDISKFAMHYIIEEIDEDTSMEDLQKMMIVALIYRLLVCFYEIICIWGAGGATPGKFLLGLRVVTCDTSVLIAPNRVLVIPSSNVSITTSTIRALIKNFSIASFFPAFITLLFFQHNRTAYDIVAGTIVVRRNVVR, encoded by the exons ATGGCGGAGGTCGCGGCAGCCCCGGGCGAGCCCGCGGCGCTGGCGGCCGAGGGCCCCGAGGCCAAGGCGCTGAGCGCGGGGGAGTACGCGCGGCGCGTGCACCAGTGGCTCTGGGACTCGTACTGCGGCTACTGGAGCTGGCAGAGCGGCCTCCCCGCGCTCCTGGCCGCCGCCGCCCCCTACGGCAGCCCAGGCCCGCCCGCCGCCGGCTGCCCCCCGCCGCCCGCCTACTACGCCCCCTGCTACCTCCTGGCCGCGGCCGCGCCGCCGCCCCGCGCGCCGCCCGCCTGGCCGGGAGCCGCCCGCCTGGCCGCTgtgccccggcccggccccgccgccAGCAGCGCCCCCAGGGAGAGCGGCCGGCCAGCAG GTCGGGAGtacattatcccatccttggcaCACAGGTTTATAGCAGAGATGGTGGatttctttattcttttctttatAAAGGCAACCATTGTCTTAAGTATTATGCATCTCAGTGGAATAAA GGACATTTCCAAGTTTGCTATGCATTATATAATAGAAGAAATAGATGAAGACACATCCATGGAAGACTTGCAGAAAATGATGATAGTGGCCCTTATCTACAGGTTGTTAGTCTGCTTCTATGAG attatctgtaTTTGGGGAGCTGGTGGGGCAACCCCAGGGAAGTTTCTGCTTGGCCTTCGAGTTGTGACGTGTGATACATCTGTACTTATTGCACCAAATCGTGTGTTAGTGATTCCATCCTCTAATGTTAGCATAACAAC GTCTACAATACGAGCCTTGATCAAGAATTTTTCTATTGCTTCCTTTTTTCCTGCATTCATTACGCTGCTATTTTTTCAGCATAACAGAACAGCCTATGACATCGTAGCAGGAACTATTGTGGTAAGAAGAAATGTAGTCAGATGA